The sequence below is a genomic window from Microbaculum marinisediminis.
GCATGACGCGGCCGCTGTCGAGGCTGACGTTCTGCTGGCGGAAGAACAGCTCGGCGGCGCGCAGCCGCATCGGGTCGGTGCAGCCCGACAGGACGTTACGCAGGATGGCGTGGACGAGCTGCTCGACGAACAGCACCGGGACGTCGCCGCGGCCGGACGTGACGATCGCCAGATACGCCGCCTCCAGCGTGCCGTGCTCGATCAGCAAGTCCCGAAAGCGCAGGACGACGCGATAATTGTGCTGCACGTCCTCGTCGGCGAGCGCGGAGACGTCGGCCTCGCCGACGGGCCGCACGGGATTGTCCAGGAGTGCACCGTGGAGGGCGTGCTCGGCGCGGCAGGACTCCTCGACCGGCCGCATTTCGGGACGGGCGAGATAGGCGCGCAGGAAGTCCGGCGTGACGCGCAGCCAGCCGCGCGCGTCGGGCTGCAGCAGGTGAAATCCCGAGGACCGCCAGAAATCCGGTTTCGCCGTCGTCATACGCCTCGTCCAGCCGGTGCGACGGCCTCTATCGCCGCCTGCGTATCGAGCATGCGCGTCCCCTCCCCCGTCTCCAGGAGCAGGTTGCCGCGATCGTCGAGGCCGATGAACCGGCCTTCCTGGACTTCGCCGGCATGCTCCAGCCTGACCGGCTCACGATACCCCTCGGCGCGGAACAGGAGAAGGTCGTGGACGGGCCGGAAGCCGTCGGTCTGCCAGGTATGGATCCAGGTCAGGAGGTGCCGGGCATAGGATTCCAGCAGATCGGTGCGGGTCAGCTCGGCGCAGCCTTCCTCGACGAGGTCGGTCCGGTCCGGTGCGTCTCCCGGTTCGCCGTCGCGGTGATTGCGGCGAATGTCGAGGGTCAGGCCCACCACCATCCAGTGCGGGTGCCCGTCCGCATCGTCCTGCGCCGACATTGCCGCGCGCACATGTCCGGCCCGGGCGCCGTTGACGCAAAGCGCCATCGGCCAGCGATAGGTCAGTCCGATTTCGGGCGGGGCGATGGCGCCGAAGCTGTCGCCGAAGGCGACCATGGCGACGAACACCATCTCGGCGGCGCGGGCGCGGTCGACATCCGGCTCCAGCACCAAGGCACAGTCGAGCCGGGAGGTATCGCGCGCCCACACCAGATCGGCGGCGCCCAGGCTGCCGCGCGCCGCCCCGGCAACCGCGGTCTCGAAGGCGCGGTCGGGTGCGGTAACGGCGTGGCCGGTCAACAGCGGCGGGAATACCGGGTCTGGCAGGCTCATCGCGGCGCTGTCAGGACAGGTCGATCTCGCCGTCGACGACGTGGTTGAGATCCGTGCCCTCGGCGGTGAGAACGACGCGGACCTTGAGCTTGCCGCCGCCCGCCTTGCCCTCACGCACGACGGTCTCGATCTCGCGCTGCGAGGTCACGCCGACCTGCTTGAGGAACTTCCTGAGCGACATGTTGAAGCGTTCTTCGTCCATTTTCAGGCTCCCTAGTTCTTGATGTCCGCTTCGGCCATCAGGCGGAGAACGACATTGATCGTTTCTCCGTCCCTTACGGCCTCCACCGCCAGCTCTGCCGGCGCGTCGATCCGCGCTACCGCGCTGATATAGTCCGCCGGCCCGCGAATGCGACGATCGCCGACGCGCACGATCTGGTCGCCTTCCCGCAGCCCGGCCCTGTCGGCCGGCGACCCGGGTTCGAGCGAGAACACCCGCGCCGCCATCCGCCCGGTCTCGCCGGGCGCCGGCCAGGGCGCGAGCCGGGCGCCGGTGCGCGGCGGATGGAAGGCGCCGGCTTCCAGGATCGCCTCGGCGACATGGCCGGCCAGCGGCGCGGCCACGGCGAAATTCACGCCGATATTGGCGTCCGAGGTCTTGGTGAAGATCGCCGAGACCAGGCCGACCAGACGGCCCTCCTCGTCGACCAGGGCACCGCCGGAGACGCCCGGATTGATCGCGGCGTCGGTCTGCACGAAATCCTCGATCGGGTTGAAGCCGACGCCGGCCATGTGAACGCCCGAAACGACACCGCAGGCAACGGTCAGGCCGAGGCCGAAGGCGTTTCCGATCGCGCAGACGTCTTCGCCGAGGGCCGCGTCGCCAGCGAAGGCGAGCGCCGGCAACGCATCGTCGACCGCCAGCACCGCGAGATCGGTGAGCGGGTCACCGCCCACCAGCGTCGCCGCGACGATGTCGCCGGCGGCCGTGCGCACATGAATCGCGGTGGCACCGTCGACGACGTGCCGGGCCGTCAGCACGTGGCGGCCATCGCCGATCACCACGCCGCTGCCCTCCGGCTCCTCGCTGCGCACCTCCCTGGCCGGCAGCAGCGGCAGCACGCTCACCACCGACGTCATCGCCCGTTCGAGGACGCGGGACTCGAATGCCCCTGCATCGCCGGCCGTGGCGGCAAGTCCCGCGCCAGCAAGCCCCGTGGCGATCAGAGCCGCACGGACTGCTGCGAGGTGTAGATGTCGCGGGCCGACATGCCGACCGCGTCGAGCACCACCCAGGCGCCGACCGCGATCACCAGCATGAGAACAACCCCGCCCCAGAATGCCTTCATTGTCCGTTCTCCGTTCAGACGTCACGCCTCAATCGTTCCCCTGCTCGCCCCCGGTGGCACGCTTCAGGAACGCAACCAGTGCCGCGCGCTCCTCGTCGTTGCGCAGGCGCTGCACCGGCATCTTGGTTCCGGGCAACACCACGTCCGGGCCGGCATCGAAGAGCTCGCTGATGGTCTCCTCGGTCCAGATGATATCCGAGTTCCTGAGCGCTTCCGAATAGGGGTAGTCCGGCAGCGCGCCGACCTTGCGGCCGAAGACGCCGTGAAGCGTCGGCCCGGCGCGGTTGGCGTCATCGGGCGTCAGGGTATGACAGACGCTGCACTTGCGCGCGAACTGGCGTTCGCCGACGTCCAGGTCCTTCTTGAGCTGGAAACGGCGCGGATAGTCGGTTTGCGCGATATCCAGAGGCGCACCGGGCTCCAGATGCACGAGCGACACGAAGTCGTCGAGGCCGGCGCGGTAGACCGCGGTTCCATCCGGGGTGAAATCGATGGCCCAGATCGGCCCGAAGGCCGTCGAGTATTCGTTGATCTGCGTCCAGTCGTCCATGCGGTAGATGCGCATCTGCCCGTTGGCGCTGCCGATCGCCGCGATCCCGCGTTCCACGTCGAACGCCGCGGCCAGCACCGGGCCGGCGAAGGGGGCGAATTCCGAGACAACCTTGCCCTCGGCGATGTCGACGATGCCGTAGGCGCCGTCCTGGGCGCCGTAGAGAAGATGGGTCTCGTCGGGGAGGACGCGGACGACGTTCACGCCCCAGCCGTGCTTCAGGATCGTGCGAAGCTGCGCGCCGGACCGGGCGTTCCATTGGCGCACGGTGCCGTCATAGGAGCCGGTGTAGAGGATATTGCCCTCGCCGGCCAGGGCGACGGCGTTGACGTTGCCGGAGTGACCGCGCATGACGGCGCGCTCTGTCATGGTGTCGAGATCGTAGACGCGGGCGGTGTGGTCCCAGATGGCGGCGGCGGCGACCCGGCCATCGCCGCTGACGGCCACGTCGAGAACCTTGTCGCCGGTGCCCATGAAGCGGGTGACAAGCTCGCCGCTATCGAGATTCCAGACACCGACACTGCCGTCATCGCTGGCGGAAACGGCAAGCGGACGGGCCGGGACGAAGGCGACATCGTTGACGGCGGCCTCGTGGCCGATCAGCCGATGGAGGACCGGCGAATCCCCGTTCGCCAGCCCCCGGTGGAGGATCGCGTAGTCGAAGGAGGCGGACAGCACTTCGCTTCGCTCGGACGATATGGCAAGGCCGCGCACCGGCCCGCCATGCCCTTCCAACCTGTCCGGCCACGCCGCCGCCGGCCCGCCGGTCAGGCACACGAAAAGCGCCGCCGCAACGGCTGCCCGCACCTCGAGGCTGGAGGTCACGTGCCGCACCGTTCGCGCGGGCTATTCCGCCGGTTCCGCTGCGGCGCCGCCCGTCCGGGACCGCTCGGCCGCCTCCAGCTCCTCTACCCAGATCGAATGATGCTCCTTGGCCCAGTTGAGATCGACGTCGCCGGAGCCCATCGCATCGAAGGCGCCTTCCATGCCTATGGTGCCGATGTAGATATGCCCGAGGATTGCGATGATCAGAACCAGGGCCATGATGGCGTGCCAGAGCTGGGCGAGCTGCATTTCCTGCAGCGCCGTCAGATCGGTGGGCAGGCCGGCGCCGAAGACGTTCAGGAAGGCGAACGTCTTGGCGAACAGGCTGGTCTGGAACGGGAACATCAACGCGATGCCCGACAGGCTGATCGAAACGCCGCCCAGGATCACCAGCCAGAACAGGATCTTCTGGCCGGCATTGAACTTCTTCGCCGGCGGATGCGAGTGCTTGGAAAACAGCCCCCCGCCCTTCAGGAGCCAAATGACGTCGTAGCGGTTGGGAATGTTGTTGGCGACCCACATGACGAAGATGTAGGCGAGGCCGAGCATGAAGGCGAACGCGACATAGTTGTGCGCCAGCTTGCCCCAATGGGTGAGCGCGCCGAAGGCCTCCGGTCCGATTACCGGCAGCAGGACATACCGGCCGTAGAGGACATTCAGGCCCGTCAGGCCCAGAATGATGAAGGACACGGCGAGCAGCCAGTGGCCCATGCGCTCGAACTCGCCGAACCGCACGATCGTCCGCCCGGCCCAGCCGTGCTCGATGCGGATGCGGCCGCGAATGAGGAAGAACAGCGCAAGCAGCACGATCATGCCGAGCAGGCCCCAGGCGCCCCAGGTCGACAGCGGCCCGTTGCGGAGCGCCCGCCAGGTCTCGCCTTCCGACTGGACCAGCGTCCCCGCGTTCTTGTCGGGAATGGACACGGTGCCCTGCGCGCCGCCACGAATGGCGCGCCAGAATTCGGTGTCCGAGGTCCCGCCCAGCGTATTGCCGGGAACCTGGCCGCCGGTCGGGTTCTCACGCAGTTGCTGCGGGCTTTCCTGGGCGAACGCCGTGCCATCGACCGCGACGGACAGCGGCGCCGCCAGAACGAGCGTCATCGCCACGGCGAGACCCACGCGGCAGAGGCGACGGGAAACGGTTTTCAGGAGACGCATCGGATCTCTCCCCATCAGAATTTCTGCTGCTGATTGCGCTGGTCCAGCGCGCGACGCTGCTCGTCGGTCAGGGGGGTATCGGCCTTGCCCAAATAGACCCCCTTGTCGAGATGGAGCGGACGGTTCTGCTCCTCCTCGCGGCACCCCCCAAGCCCGGCCGCGAGACCGACAGCAAGCGATGCGATCAGAACGGTTTTGATGTTGCCCATTGTGTATCGCCGATCCCTCGTTCTGGCGAAGCCACCCCTGGAGACGGCACCGATGGCGAAGGCACAAGCCCGAGACGACTCGACGCCGCGCGTGCCCCGTTCGCTGGAACAAAGCACCGCGACGGCGTCGATACCGTACGATGGGGCGGCCCGGAAGGCCGCCCTCCTTGCGCGTGACCGGTCGTCAGCCGCCGGTTTTCTGCTCGTAGGCCGTGCCCCAGCCCCAGGCGCCCGAGCCGAAGCCGCGGGCGACGATGCGCTCGCGATAGATGCCCGACACGATGTCGCCGTCGCCGGCGAGCAGAGCCTTGGTGGAGCACATCTCGGCGCAGAGCGGCAGCTTGCCCTCCGCCAGGCGGTTGCGGCCGTACTTCTGGAACTCCGCGTCGGAGGTGTCCTCTTCGGGACCGCCGGCGCAGAAGGTGCACTTGTCCATCTTGCCGCGCGAGCCGAAGTTGCCGACCTGCGGATATTGCGGCGCGCCGAAGGGGCACGCGTAGAAGCAATAGCCGCAGCCGATGCACAGGTCCTTGGAGTGAAGGACCACCCCCTCGTCGGTCTGGTAGAAGCAGTCGACCGGGCAGACGGCCATGCAGGGCGCGTCCGAACAGTGCATGCAGGCCACCGAGATCGAGCGTTCGCCCGGCTTGCCGTCATTGATGGTGACGACGCGGCGCCGGTTGATGCCCCACGGGATCTCGTTCTCGTTCTTACAGGCCGTGACGCAGGCGTTGCATTCGATGCAGCGTTCGGCGTCGCAGAGGAATTTCATACGTGCCATTGGTCAAACTCCTCCCTCAAGCCCGCTCGATACGGCAGAGCGTGGTTTTGGTTTCCTGCATCTGCGTGACCACGTCGTAGCCGTAGGTCTGCGCAGTGTTCGAGGCTTCGCCGAGCACATAGGGGTCGGCACCGTCCGGGTACTTGGACCTGCGGTCCTCGCCCTGCCACCAGCCGCCGAAGTGGAACGGCATGAACGCGACGTTCCTGCCGACCCGTTCGGTGACCAGCGCCTTGACGTTGACCTTGGCGCCTTCCGGACTGTGCAGCCAGACCATGTCGCCGTCCCTGATGCCCAGTTCGTTGGCATTGAAGGGATTGATCTCGACGAACATGTCCTGCTGCAGCTCTGCGAGCCACGGGTTGGACCGCGTCTCGTCGCCGCCGCCCTCGTATTCGACCAGACGGCCCGAGGTCAGGATGACCGGGAAGTCCTGCGAAAAGTCCTTGTCCTGGATGGACTTGTACAGGACCGGCACGCGGTGCCGGCGACCATCCTCGTAGGTCGGGTAATCGGCCACGAGGTCACGCCGCGGCGTGTAGAGCGGCTCACGATGCAGCGGCACCGGGTCCGGGAACTGCCACACCACGACACGTGCCTTGGCGTTGCCGTAGGGCGCGCAGCCATGCGCGATGGCGACGCGCTGGATGCCACCGGACAGGTCGATCTTCCAGTTGACCCCGTCCGGGTTATCGCCGCCGATCTGCTCGATCGTCGCACGCTCCTCGTCGGTCAGGTCGCCGTCCCAGCCAAGCTTCTTCAGCATCCCGTAGGTGAACTCGGGATAGCCGTCCTCGATCTCGGAGCCGACCGGATAGACACCCTCGGCGAGCAGGTTGTGCATGACGCCGTCGACCTCGCGCTCGACGCCGAAGCGGGCACGGAAGCCCATGCCGCCCTCGGCCACCGGCTTGGAGAGGTCGTAGAGGTTGGGCGAGCCGGGATGATTGATCTCGGCGGTCCCCCACGACGGCCACGGCAAACCATAGTAGTCGCCGTCGCACGGGCCGCCGTTGGCCCTGAGCGTCGTCTTGTCGAAGGTGTGCTGATTGGCCATGTGCTTCTTCAGCCGCTCCGGCGACTGGCCGGTGTAGCCGATCGTCCACATGCCACGGTTCAGCTCGCGCAGCGTGTCCTCGATGGAGGGCTCGCCGTCGACGACCTCGATGTTCTTGAACATCTCGTCGGCGAAACCGAACTTGGTCGCGAACTTGTACATGATGACGTGGTCGGGAAGGCTTTCGAAGAGCGGATCGAACACCTTCTCGCGCCATTGCAGCGACCGGTTCGACGCCGTCACCGAGCCGTAGGTCTCGAACTGCGTCGAGGCCGGCAGCAGGTAGACGCCGTCGGTGCGGTCCTGCATCACCGCACTCATCGTCGGATAGGGATCGATGACGACGAGGATGTCCAGCATCTCCATCGCCTTCTTCATATCCGGCAGACGGGTCTGCGAGTTCGGCGCGTGGCCCCAGAAGACCATGGCGCGGACATTGTCGGGCTGGTCGAGGTTCTCCTTCGACTCGAGCACGCCGTCGAACCAGCGGCTGACCGGAATGCCGGCCTTGGTCATGATTTCCGGGTCGTGGAAACGGCCGACCATATATTCATGGTCGACATCCCAGACGCGCGCCCA
It includes:
- a CDS encoding biotin/lipoate--protein ligase family protein; translation: MSLPDPVFPPLLTGHAVTAPDRAFETAVAGAARGSLGAADLVWARDTSRLDCALVLEPDVDRARAAEMVFVAMVAFGDSFGAIAPPEIGLTYRWPMALCVNGARAGHVRAAMSAQDDADGHPHWMVVGLTLDIRRNHRDGEPGDAPDRTDLVEEGCAELTRTDLLESYARHLLTWIHTWQTDGFRPVHDLLLFRAEGYREPVRLEHAGEVQEGRFIGLDDRGNLLLETGEGTRMLDTQAAIEAVAPAGRGV
- a CDS encoding DUF6494 family protein, whose translation is MDEERFNMSLRKFLKQVGVTSQREIETVVREGKAGGGKLKVRVVLTAEGTDLNHVVDGEIDLS
- a CDS encoding S1C family serine protease, with protein sequence MTSVVSVLPLLPAREVRSEEPEGSGVVIGDGRHVLTARHVVDGATAIHVRTAAGDIVAATLVGGDPLTDLAVLAVDDALPALAFAGDAALGEDVCAIGNAFGLGLTVACGVVSGVHMAGVGFNPIEDFVQTDAAINPGVSGGALVDEEGRLVGLVSAIFTKTSDANIGVNFAVAAPLAGHVAEAILEAGAFHPPRTGARLAPWPAPGETGRMAARVFSLEPGSPADRAGLREGDQIVRVGDRRIRGPADYISAVARIDAPAELAVEAVRDGETINVVLRLMAEADIKN
- a CDS encoding c-type cytochrome: MTSSLEVRAAVAAALFVCLTGGPAAAWPDRLEGHGGPVRGLAISSERSEVLSASFDYAILHRGLANGDSPVLHRLIGHEAAVNDVAFVPARPLAVSASDDGSVGVWNLDSGELVTRFMGTGDKVLDVAVSGDGRVAAAAIWDHTARVYDLDTMTERAVMRGHSGNVNAVALAGEGNILYTGSYDGTVRQWNARSGAQLRTILKHGWGVNVVRVLPDETHLLYGAQDGAYGIVDIAEGKVVSEFAPFAGPVLAAAFDVERGIAAIGSANGQMRIYRMDDWTQINEYSTAFGPIWAIDFTPDGTAVYRAGLDDFVSLVHLEPGAPLDIAQTDYPRRFQLKKDLDVGERQFARKCSVCHTLTPDDANRAGPTLHGVFGRKVGALPDYPYSEALRNSDIIWTEETISELFDAGPDVVLPGTKMPVQRLRNDEERAALVAFLKRATGGEQGND
- a CDS encoding formate dehydrogenase subunit gamma, with product MRLLKTVSRRLCRVGLAVAMTLVLAAPLSVAVDGTAFAQESPQQLRENPTGGQVPGNTLGGTSDTEFWRAIRGGAQGTVSIPDKNAGTLVQSEGETWRALRNGPLSTWGAWGLLGMIVLLALFFLIRGRIRIEHGWAGRTIVRFGEFERMGHWLLAVSFIILGLTGLNVLYGRYVLLPVIGPEAFGALTHWGKLAHNYVAFAFMLGLAYIFVMWVANNIPNRYDVIWLLKGGGLFSKHSHPPAKKFNAGQKILFWLVILGGVSISLSGIALMFPFQTSLFAKTFAFLNVFGAGLPTDLTALQEMQLAQLWHAIMALVLIIAILGHIYIGTIGMEGAFDAMGSGDVDLNWAKEHHSIWVEELEAAERSRTGGAAAEPAE
- the fdh3B gene encoding formate dehydrogenase FDH3 subunit beta, whose amino-acid sequence is MARMKFLCDAERCIECNACVTACKNENEIPWGINRRRVVTINDGKPGERSISVACMHCSDAPCMAVCPVDCFYQTDEGVVLHSKDLCIGCGYCFYACPFGAPQYPQVGNFGSRGKMDKCTFCAGGPEEDTSDAEFQKYGRNRLAEGKLPLCAEMCSTKALLAGDGDIVSGIYRERIVARGFGSGAWGWGTAYEQKTGG
- a CDS encoding formate dehydrogenase subunit alpha; its protein translation is MLRKKSDGVAKSTRLAHILSDVAGATIDRRTFLRRSGLTAGGLAAAATVGSGMVRKAEAQTATPANVEIKKSVCTHCSVGCTVLAEVKGGVWVGQEPGFDSPFNLGSHCAKGASVREHAHGDRRLKYPTKLVDGKWTRISWDQAIDEIGDKMLEIREQSGPDSVYWLGSAKHSNEQAYLVRKFAAFWGTNNVDHQARICHSTTVAGVANTWGYGAMTNSYNDIHNSRAIFLIGGNPAEAHPVSLLHLLKAKEENSAPLIVCDPRFTRTAAHASEYVRFRPGTDVALIWGILWHVFENGWEDKEFIRTRVYGMDEVKVEVAKWTPEEVERVTGVPGSQLRRVARTLANNRPFTIIWCMGATQHTNGNNNTRAYCALGLALGSIGAAGGGANIFRGHDNVQGATDLGVLMDTLPGYYGLAEGSWKHWARVWDVDHEYMVGRFHDPEIMTKAGIPVSRWFDGVLESKENLDQPDNVRAMVFWGHAPNSQTRLPDMKKAMEMLDILVVIDPYPTMSAVMQDRTDGVYLLPASTQFETYGSVTASNRSLQWREKVFDPLFESLPDHVIMYKFATKFGFADEMFKNIEVVDGEPSIEDTLRELNRGMWTIGYTGQSPERLKKHMANQHTFDKTTLRANGGPCDGDYYGLPWPSWGTAEINHPGSPNLYDLSKPVAEGGMGFRARFGVEREVDGVMHNLLAEGVYPVGSEIEDGYPEFTYGMLKKLGWDGDLTDEERATIEQIGGDNPDGVNWKIDLSGGIQRVAIAHGCAPYGNAKARVVVWQFPDPVPLHREPLYTPRRDLVADYPTYEDGRRHRVPVLYKSIQDKDFSQDFPVILTSGRLVEYEGGGDETRSNPWLAELQQDMFVEINPFNANELGIRDGDMVWLHSPEGAKVNVKALVTERVGRNVAFMPFHFGGWWQGEDRRSKYPDGADPYVLGEASNTAQTYGYDVVTQMQETKTTLCRIERA